From the Spirochaetaceae bacterium genome, one window contains:
- a CDS encoding permease prefix domain 1-containing protein, with amino-acid sequence MNTQAFVNSLFEGYEETVALTDFKEELLANLNAKIENLMKKGLDEKTAFEKATTELGDVSALADELSLKKRNEILQEVYMGIQQYMSKSRVAGYIAFGALLLLGAAIGATVFFATRSTGFPAMLSLTAMFGSILPFITVTVAGFTWLGMTQETATAFPASKKRAAWYAAAAALIAFAIFTMPVTFFGTMSAIETGERFTSEVAPYMQERFAERFRSHSHLPLTFEQGVPTAIALIPLIGLIITFLLPGIGLLAFLILTEKERLKPWAKNLYGQEQYNLIWNSPEAGVKFGMISGAIWIFAVAIFLTLGFLASWSWSWIIFIFATGLQALLPTFFMKRKEKN; translated from the coding sequence ATGAATACACAAGCATTTGTTAATTCCCTTTTTGAGGGTTACGAAGAAACGGTGGCGCTGACCGACTTTAAAGAAGAGCTTTTGGCTAACCTTAACGCTAAAATAGAAAATTTGATGAAGAAAGGTTTAGATGAAAAAACAGCTTTTGAAAAAGCTACTACCGAGCTTGGCGATGTCTCGGCTTTAGCCGATGAGCTTTCGCTTAAAAAACGCAACGAAATTTTACAGGAGGTTTATATGGGTATTCAGCAATATATGAGCAAGAGCCGGGTGGCCGGTTACATTGCCTTTGGGGCTTTACTCCTTTTAGGGGCCGCCATCGGGGCAACCGTCTTTTTTGCTACAAGATCGACGGGGTTTCCCGCAATGTTATCACTTACGGCCATGTTTGGCAGTATTTTACCCTTTATCACCGTAACCGTAGCGGGCTTTACTTGGTTGGGTATGACACAGGAAACCGCCACCGCTTTTCCCGCAAGTAAAAAGAGAGCCGCTTGGTATGCCGCCGCCGCCGCTCTTATTGCCTTTGCCATTTTTACGATGCCAGTAACTTTTTTTGGCACGATGTCGGCCATCGAGACTGGAGAAAGGTTTACCAGCGAAGTTGCCCCTTATATGCAAGAACGTTTTGCCGAACGCTTTCGCTCTCATTCTCACTTACCTCTTACTTTTGAGCAAGGTGTCCCCACAGCTATCGCCTTAATTCCGCTTATCGGTCTTATCATCACCTTTTTACTGCCCGGTATCGGTTTGTTAGCTTTTTTAATTTTAACCGAAAAAGAGAGGCTAAAACCTTGGGCCAAAAACCTGTATGGCCAAGAGCAGTACAACTTAATATGGAATAGCCCGGAAGCCGGCGTAAAATTTGGTATGATAAGCGGCGCTATCTGGATTTTTGCTGTAGCTATCTTTTTAACACTGGGGTTTTTGGCCAGTTGGAGCTGGTCTTGGATAATATTTATTTTTGCCACCGGCCTGCAAGCTTTGCTCCCCACCTTTTTTATGAAAAGGAAAGAAAAGAATTAA
- a CDS encoding PadR family transcriptional regulator has translation MEAEKESLADANLSEGLLRGHTDTIVLGILMQSDAYGFEIYNRIRKRTEERYELKEATLYSSYKRLEADGCISSYWGDETLGARRKYYQICEKGKQTFWQNVRDWNFTKTIIDGLLTIE, from the coding sequence ATGGAGGCAGAAAAAGAAAGCTTGGCCGATGCCAATTTGTCAGAGGGCCTATTACGCGGCCACACCGATACCATCGTATTGGGCATTTTAATGCAGAGCGATGCCTATGGCTTTGAAATTTATAACCGGATACGAAAGCGCACCGAAGAAAGGTACGAATTAAAAGAGGCCACTTTATATTCCAGTTACAAACGGCTGGAGGCCGATGGTTGTATCTCTTCATACTGGGGAGATGAAACATTGGGTGCAAGGCGCAAATATTACCAAATTTGTGAAAAAGGGAAACAAACCTTTTGGCAAAATGTACGCGATTGGAACTTTACCAAAACAATTATTGATGGGCTGCTCACCATAGAGTAG
- the gyrB gene encoding DNA topoisomerase (ATP-hydrolyzing) subunit B, which translates to MSDYSAQSIQILKGLEAVRVRPGMYIGSTGPDGLHHLVYEVVDNSIDEALAGHCTWVKVIIEKDNIIRVEDDGRGIPVDIHPEEGLSALEVVMTKLHAGGKFDKDSYAVSGGLHGVGVSVVNALSEWLEAKVYREGKIYTQCFDRGITRHELQHLGDTEKKGTTIRFKADDQIFTETTAYSFDVLVARLRELAFLNKGIKIIIVDDRKETPITREFHFEGGVKEFVSYLSQNKAVIHNEPIYFEIENDNVRMEISLQYNNDINEITYSFVNNINTREGGTHLTGFRTALTRVINNFVKDSRHLKKLSEGALTSDDVREGLVAIISIKIANPQFEGQTKQKLGNNEVKGAVDSAVYERLTAFFEAEPKVIDIILENACNAANARLAARKARDLARRKSVLGGSGLPDKLADCSDKDPASCELFIVEGDSAGGSAKEGRDRRTQAILPLWGKMLNVEKTRLEKVIDNEKLLPVILALGAGIGDDFDVEKLRYHKIIIMADADVDGSHIRTLMLTFFFRYMAKLVEGGFVYIANPPLYKVSKGKKHFYAFSDDERDAVVKAEGSDDIMRYKGLGEMNSEELGETTMNKENRSLTRVTMQDAIEADKWFTILMGDQVPPRRQFIEENAAYAINLDI; encoded by the coding sequence ATGAGCGATTATAGTGCACAAAGTATTCAAATATTAAAGGGCCTAGAGGCCGTACGCGTTAGGCCGGGTATGTATATTGGCAGTACCGGCCCCGATGGCCTTCACCATTTAGTTTACGAAGTTGTTGATAACAGTATCGATGAAGCCTTAGCCGGCCATTGTACGTGGGTTAAGGTGATTATCGAAAAAGATAACATCATTAGGGTAGAAGACGACGGACGCGGTATCCCGGTGGATATTCACCCCGAAGAGGGCCTTTCGGCCCTTGAAGTAGTTATGACCAAACTGCATGCCGGCGGAAAATTTGATAAAGATAGTTACGCAGTATCGGGTGGTTTGCACGGTGTGGGGGTATCGGTGGTTAATGCCCTGTCGGAGTGGCTGGAGGCTAAAGTTTACCGCGAAGGTAAAATTTACACCCAATGTTTTGATAGAGGTATTACCCGCCACGAATTACAGCATTTGGGCGATACCGAAAAAAAAGGTACCACCATCAGGTTTAAGGCCGATGACCAAATTTTTACCGAAACCACCGCTTACAGTTTTGATGTTTTGGTGGCACGTTTGCGCGAGCTGGCCTTTTTAAATAAAGGCATCAAAATTATTATTGTTGACGATCGTAAAGAAACGCCTATCACCCGCGAGTTTCACTTTGAGGGCGGTGTTAAAGAGTTTGTCAGTTATTTAAGTCAAAATAAAGCCGTCATTCATAACGAACCCATCTACTTTGAAATAGAAAACGATAACGTACGTATGGAAATTAGCCTGCAATATAATAATGATATTAACGAAATTACCTATAGTTTTGTTAATAACATTAACACCCGCGAAGGCGGTACGCACCTTACCGGCTTTCGCACCGCTTTAACGCGTGTTATTAATAATTTTGTTAAAGATAGCCGTCATCTTAAAAAACTTAGTGAAGGGGCTCTTACCAGCGATGATGTGCGCGAGGGCTTAGTGGCTATTATCAGTATTAAAATTGCCAATCCGCAATTTGAGGGGCAAACTAAGCAGAAGCTGGGGAATAACGAGGTTAAGGGGGCGGTGGATAGCGCCGTTTACGAACGGCTTACCGCTTTTTTTGAGGCTGAGCCTAAAGTTATTGATATTATCCTCGAAAATGCCTGTAACGCCGCCAATGCTCGGTTGGCTGCCCGTAAAGCCCGTGATTTAGCCCGCCGTAAGAGTGTGTTGGGCGGCAGCGGGTTGCCCGATAAACTGGCCGATTGCAGCGATAAAGACCCGGCCAGCTGCGAGTTATTCATTGTGGAAGGCGATAGCGCCGGCGGCAGTGCTAAAGAGGGCCGCGATAGGCGCACACAGGCCATTCTACCTTTATGGGGTAAAATGCTTAACGTAGAAAAAACTCGGTTGGAGAAAGTAATTGATAACGAAAAGCTCTTGCCCGTTATTTTGGCGCTGGGTGCAGGGATTGGCGATGACTTTGATGTAGAAAAGCTGCGCTACCATAAAATTATCATTATGGCCGATGCCGATGTGGACGGCAGCCACATTCGCACCCTTATGCTCACCTTCTTTTTTAGGTATATGGCTAAATTAGTAGAGGGCGGCTTTGTGTACATTGCTAACCCGCCGCTTTATAAAGTAAGTAAGGGTAAAAAACATTTTTATGCTTTTAGTGATGACGAACGTGATGCCGTTGTTAAAGCCGAAGGCAGTGATGATATTATGCGTTACAAAGGTTTAGGTGAGATGAACAGCGAAGAACTGGGCGAAACCACTATGAATAAAGAAAACCGCAGCTTAACCCGTGTTACCATGCAGGACGCTATCGAGGCCGATAAGTGGTTTACCATTTTAATGGGCGACCAAGTGCCGCCGCGCAGGCAATTTATAGAGGAAAATGCGGCTTATGCCATTAATTTAGATATATAG
- a CDS encoding site-specific DNA-methyltransferase, whose translation MRDTLLDFSKISQINLFNEEKLSVSYIKELGAKRSEENLDKLIILFAQDNPIDIRREIVSSIGRQLNKDKIYNFIHNNVYSCGFMELVYQMFRTCLYNNTDLRFLELQQAILKHFDNEVLDKMQRYYTYRQSKKSEKHLPKIVNPLLLKGDNVITLPILPEQSVQLIFSSPPYYNARLYADYKSYNDYLSKIFKTLEQCFRVLEDGRFIIINVSPVITKRPGREFESIRYPIHFDFHKILEQAGFYFIDEIIWIKPEYSVPNRVGGYHQTRLPLSYKPNCITESLLVYRKAADFLLDKNIKKYPSGLGINKAEKYESTNCWYIQPKADKNHPAVFPEELCEKVLTYYSFPGDVVLDPFAGSGTFGRVATQMERIPVLCEQNEKYINIIQQGGHYDNL comes from the coding sequence ATGAGAGATACTTTACTAGATTTTAGTAAAATAAGCCAAATAAATTTATTTAATGAAGAGAAGCTATCGGTTAGTTACATTAAAGAGCTTGGGGCTAAGCGTAGCGAAGAAAATTTAGATAAGCTTATTATCTTATTTGCTCAAGATAACCCGATTGATATTCGGCGTGAGATAGTCTCCTCTATTGGTAGGCAGCTTAATAAAGACAAAATTTATAACTTTATTCATAATAATGTTTATAGTTGTGGCTTTATGGAATTGGTTTACCAGATGTTTAGAACCTGTCTTTACAATAATACAGATTTACGTTTTTTAGAGTTACAACAAGCTATACTTAAGCATTTTGATAACGAAGTTTTAGACAAAATGCAGCGCTATTATACCTATAGGCAAAGTAAAAAGAGTGAAAAACATCTTCCTAAAATAGTTAATCCTTTATTATTAAAGGGTGATAATGTTATTACCTTGCCTATATTACCCGAACAATCGGTGCAGCTTATCTTTAGCTCGCCGCCTTATTACAATGCACGTCTTTATGCAGATTATAAATCGTATAACGATTATTTAAGCAAAATATTTAAGACATTGGAGCAGTGTTTTAGGGTGTTAGAAGATGGGCGCTTTATCATTATCAATGTTTCACCGGTTATTACCAAACGGCCGGGCCGCGAGTTTGAAAGCATTAGGTATCCTATTCATTTCGATTTTCATAAAATTTTAGAGCAGGCCGGCTTTTATTTTATCGATGAAATTATTTGGATAAAACCAGAGTATAGCGTGCCCAATCGAGTGGGTGGCTACCACCAAACACGGTTACCCTTAAGTTATAAACCAAATTGTATTACAGAATCGCTCCTCGTTTACCGTAAGGCCGCCGATTTTTTGTTGGATAAAAATATCAAAAAGTATCCTAGTGGCTTAGGGATTAATAAAGCCGAAAAATACGAATCAACTAATTGTTGGTATATTCAGCCTAAGGCCGATAAAAACCACCCGGCTGTCTTCCCAGAAGAGTTGTGTGAAAAGGTTTTAACTTATTATTCTTTCCCGGGCGATGTCGTGCTCGACCCTTTTGCCGGTAGCGGCACTTTCGGTAGGGTTGCTACTCAAATGGAACGTATTCCTGTTTTATGTGAGCAAAATGAAAAATACATCAATATTATTCAGCAAGGCGGGCATTATGATAACCTTTGA